The following proteins are co-located in the Myroides profundi genome:
- a CDS encoding SLC13 family permease — protein sequence MRLDYEHENRPLKSKRNYLIILFNVITLLLLINYLPYEPQVNKGLALLVFVAVLWLTEAIHVTTTAVFVPVLAIGLGLTDTKPALASFADPTIFLFLGGFVLAGALHVQKLDMIIANKIMYLAKGRLSYAVFYLFLATAVLSMWISNTATVAMMLPLVIGVLGQLDKEQYRSTYVFVLLGIAYSASIGGMGTVVGSPPNAIVASQLNISFAEWMKMGIPMVLILLPLMIGVIYFVFKPKLDFEFKADTERIPMTSDRWLTLAIFITTALCWIFSDQLNPLVASLVGFESKFSNFDTFIALAAFMLICVSQVSKWKELQHNVDWGVLLLFGGGLTLSMVLRDSGASEVLADLLVSVIKDSSYFTIGLVVSFFIVFLTEFTSNTASAALLVPLFITISDQLGLPPLGLSMIIGLGASCAFMLPVATPPNAIVFGTGDIRQKDMMKAGFVLNIICAVLIAIIAYFFWLQ from the coding sequence ATGCGTTTAGACTATGAGCATGAAAATCGACCACTAAAATCAAAGAGAAATTACCTTATTATTCTTTTTAATGTTATTACATTATTACTTCTTATCAACTATTTGCCTTATGAGCCACAAGTAAATAAAGGATTAGCTCTTTTAGTCTTTGTAGCTGTGTTATGGTTGACAGAAGCAATACATGTGACCACCACAGCCGTATTTGTACCTGTGCTTGCCATAGGACTCGGATTGACGGACACTAAGCCCGCTTTAGCCTCTTTTGCAGATCCTACTATATTTCTATTTTTAGGAGGTTTCGTATTAGCAGGAGCGCTGCATGTACAGAAACTAGATATGATTATAGCCAATAAGATTATGTACCTCGCTAAAGGAAGGTTGTCTTATGCTGTGTTTTATCTCTTTTTAGCTACAGCTGTATTATCGATGTGGATTAGCAATACTGCTACAGTAGCGATGATGTTGCCTCTAGTAATAGGAGTATTAGGTCAGTTAGATAAAGAGCAGTATAGAAGTACCTATGTATTTGTACTCTTAGGTATAGCATATAGCGCTAGTATTGGAGGGATGGGAACAGTAGTAGGTAGCCCACCTAATGCTATCGTAGCTTCTCAGTTAAATATTTCTTTTGCAGAATGGATGAAGATGGGAATTCCTATGGTCTTGATATTATTACCATTGATGATAGGGGTGATTTACTTTGTGTTCAAGCCTAAACTAGACTTTGAATTTAAAGCTGATACAGAGAGAATTCCAATGACTTCTGATAGATGGTTAACATTGGCTATATTTATTACTACAGCACTATGTTGGATCTTTAGTGATCAGTTAAATCCGTTAGTAGCTTCCTTAGTAGGCTTCGAAAGTAAGTTTAGTAATTTTGATACCTTTATTGCCTTAGCTGCCTTTATGTTGATCTGTGTGAGTCAGGTTTCTAAATGGAAAGAATTACAGCACAATGTAGATTGGGGAGTTCTTCTTTTATTTGGAGGAGGTTTGACTTTGAGTATGGTACTTAGAGATTCTGGTGCAAGTGAAGTTTTAGCAGACTTATTAGTATCAGTGATTAAGGATAGTAGTTATTTCACTATTGGGCTAGTAGTATCATTCTTTATTGTATTCTTGACAGAGTTTACTTCTAATACAGCTAGTGCTGCCTTGTTAGTTCCTTTGTTTATTACGATATCAGACCAGTTAGGCTTACCGCCATTAGGATTGTCTATGATTATAGGTCTAGGAGCTTCGTGTGCCTTTATGTTGCCTGTTGCTACCCCACCTAATGCCATTGTATTTGGTACAGGTGATATTCGTCAGAAGGATATGATGAAAGCCGGTTTTGTATTGAATATTATCTGTGCGGTATTAATTGCTATTATCGCGTATTTCTTTTGGTTACAATAA
- a CDS encoding HD domain-containing protein: MDKRIDQVILYVKKELQQAESGHDWFHIERVYKNALNIVEGEGEVNLEIVKLIALLHDIADSKFHNGDETVGPTKARVLLENLGYDEDTIEHVVKGIENISFKGGNFNQAFRSKELDIVQDADRLDAIGAIGIARTFNYGGYKNNLIHDPSIDPKIGMSKEEYKKNVGTTINHFYEKLLRLKDLMNTETGKQLAEGRHRFMESFLSQFYDEWEGNA; the protein is encoded by the coding sequence ATGGACAAGCGTATAGATCAAGTCATCCTTTATGTAAAGAAAGAGTTACAGCAAGCTGAGAGCGGTCACGACTGGTTCCACATTGAACGAGTTTATAAGAATGCTTTAAACATCGTAGAAGGAGAGGGAGAAGTGAATCTAGAAATAGTGAAGCTAATAGCTCTACTACACGATATAGCAGATAGTAAATTTCACAATGGAGATGAAACAGTAGGCCCAACGAAAGCTAGAGTATTACTAGAAAACTTAGGGTATGATGAAGATACTATTGAACATGTTGTAAAAGGAATTGAAAATATATCTTTTAAAGGAGGTAACTTTAATCAAGCTTTTCGTTCTAAAGAATTAGACATTGTACAAGACGCAGATCGATTAGATGCTATCGGTGCTATCGGTATCGCTAGAACATTTAATTACGGAGGGTATAAGAATAATTTGATTCATGACCCTAGTATTGATCCTAAGATTGGAATGTCTAAAGAAGAGTATAAGAAGAACGTAGGAACTACGATTAATCACTTCTATGAGAAACTACTTCGTTTAAAGGATTTAATGAATACCGAAACAGGAAAACAATTAGCAGAAGGAAGACATCGCTTTATGGAGTCTTTTCTTAGCCAGTTCTACGATGAGTGGGAGGGTAATGCTTAA
- a CDS encoding acyl-ACP desaturase, translating into MSIKNVRLEVMQFLEKNIDSFVESYLIPVEKIWQPSDLLPDSEGENFLEEVKELREYAKELPYDFWVVLVGDTITEEALPTYESWLMDVEGVNQKDGEGGNGWAKWLRHWTGEENRHGDLLNKYLYLSGRVDMKEIEITTHHLINDGFDPGTDRDPYKNFVFTSFQELATYISHNRVAKLAKQYGDHKLSKICRLIAGDEMRHHHAYSEFVDRIFKVDPSEMLLAFVDMMKRKITMPANLIRESGGKMGDAFELFSDSAQRIGVYTAHDYIDIMQKLIDRWQVAELNNLTDDAEKARDYLMKLPARMARVADRMTIGKEEHIFKWVKPALIK; encoded by the coding sequence ATGTCTATAAAGAATGTTCGCCTAGAAGTAATGCAATTCTTAGAAAAGAATATTGATAGCTTCGTAGAGAGTTATCTGATCCCCGTAGAGAAAATATGGCAACCATCAGACCTATTACCAGATTCAGAAGGTGAAAACTTTTTGGAAGAAGTAAAGGAATTAAGAGAATACGCTAAAGAATTACCTTATGATTTTTGGGTTGTTTTAGTAGGTGATACAATCACTGAAGAGGCATTACCAACGTATGAATCATGGTTAATGGATGTAGAAGGAGTGAACCAAAAAGATGGTGAAGGTGGTAATGGATGGGCTAAATGGTTACGTCACTGGACTGGTGAAGAGAACCGTCACGGAGACCTTCTTAATAAGTACCTTTATTTATCTGGTAGAGTAGATATGAAAGAGATAGAGATTACTACTCATCACTTGATTAATGATGGTTTTGATCCAGGTACTGATAGAGACCCTTATAAGAACTTTGTATTTACGAGTTTCCAAGAGTTAGCGACTTATATTTCTCATAACCGTGTAGCTAAATTAGCGAAGCAGTATGGAGACCATAAGTTGTCTAAGATCTGTAGATTGATTGCAGGAGATGAGATGAGACATCACCATGCATATAGTGAGTTTGTTGACCGTATCTTTAAAGTAGATCCTAGCGAGATGTTATTAGCATTTGTGGATATGATGAAGAGAAAGATCACGATGCCAGCTAACTTAATCCGTGAATCAGGAGGTAAGATGGGAGATGCTTTTGAGCTATTCTCTGATTCTGCACAACGAATAGGTGTTTATACAGCGCATGATTATATTGATATTATGCAGAAATTAATTGACCGTTGGCAAGTAGCAGAGTTGAATAATCTTACTGATGACGCAGAGAAAGCAAGAGATTATTTAATGAAGTTACCAGCGCGTATGGCTAGAGTTGCTGACCGTATGACTATCGGTAAAGAAGAACACATATTTAAGTGGGTTAAGCCAGCCCTTATTAAATAA
- a CDS encoding lysophospholipid acyltransferase family protein, which translates to MQKIISYPISILFVIIMLIVLCVFHALQWIAFNLFGYKAHNVTVNGLVWWLMACTGILGTSYKFRQEEELPTDRPIIFVSNHQSMFDIPMIIWFFRKNHPKFVSKKELGKGFPSVSYNLNHGGSVLIDRKDAKQALTAIKGLGQYITKHNRSAVIFPEGTRSRDGKLKRFSENGVKMLCKFAPDALVVPLTINNSWKIFRFGNFPYGLGARISLYAHQPFAVKDYSFEEIMQRCEDKIKSKIE; encoded by the coding sequence ATGCAAAAAATAATATCATATCCTATATCTATACTATTTGTGATTATTATGCTAATAGTATTATGTGTATTTCACGCATTACAGTGGATTGCATTCAACCTGTTTGGATATAAAGCTCATAACGTTACTGTTAATGGACTTGTATGGTGGCTAATGGCTTGTACAGGTATCCTGGGTACAAGTTATAAGTTCCGTCAAGAAGAAGAACTTCCTACAGATCGTCCGATCATATTTGTTTCTAATCACCAGAGTATGTTTGATATTCCGATGATTATTTGGTTTTTTAGAAAGAATCACCCAAAGTTTGTTAGTAAGAAAGAACTAGGAAAAGGTTTCCCTAGTGTTTCATATAATCTTAACCATGGAGGTTCTGTATTAATAGACCGTAAGGATGCTAAGCAAGCATTAACAGCTATTAAAGGATTAGGACAATATATCACTAAGCATAACCGATCTGCAGTAATCTTCCCAGAAGGAACACGTAGTAGAGATGGTAAGCTGAAGAGATTCTCTGAGAATGGAGTTAAAATGCTTTGTAAGTTTGCACCTGATGCATTAGTTGTACCTTTGACTATTAATAATTCTTGGAAGATATTCCGTTTTGGAAACTTCCCTTATGGATTAGGAGCGAGAATAAGCTTATATGCTCATCAACCTTTTGCTGTGAAAGATTACTCTTTTGAGGAAATTATGCAGAGGTGTGAAGACAAGATTAAATCAAAAATAGAATAG
- a CDS encoding BrxA/BrxB family bacilliredoxin: MYPEEIVKPMRQELVDAGFESLHTGADVEAALQKEGTTLVVVNSVCGCAARNARPAAVMSLGGEKKPTNVITVFAGVDKEAVDVARQHMFPFPPSSPSMALFKNGELVHMLERHHIEGNTADAIAENLMDAYKEFC; this comes from the coding sequence ATGTATCCAGAAGAAATAGTAAAACCGATGCGTCAAGAATTAGTTGATGCAGGATTTGAATCATTACATACAGGAGCTGATGTAGAAGCAGCTTTACAAAAAGAAGGGACTACATTAGTAGTTGTAAACTCAGTATGTGGATGTGCTGCACGTAATGCACGTCCAGCAGCAGTAATGAGTTTAGGAGGAGAGAAAAAACCTACTAATGTGATCACTGTATTCGCAGGAGTAGATAAAGAGGCAGTAGATGTTGCTCGTCAGCACATGTTCCCATTCCCTCCGTCATCTCCTTCTATGGCTTTGTTTAAAAATGGTGAATTAGTTCACATGTTAGAGAGACATCACATTGAAGGAAATACTGCTGATGCTATAGCAGAGAACTTAATGGATGCTTATAAAGAATTTTGTTAA
- a CDS encoding PepSY-associated TM helix domain-containing protein, with product MKTKKKSTFRKLMNDLHLWLGIASSLILFVVCLTGTIYTFKSEIQKLLAPDMYKLTVVKDEVLPIDEMKTYVESTFQGTVQRVSITHKKDAPYVFSVSFAEKEKKNETVYLNPYTNEVVGSGKGPADEFFMTVFKLHRWLLLESEIGRPIVGIATIIFVFLSVSGLILWLPKKIKGRKSFKPGFKIKFNANWKRINHDLHNTLGFYTLIIVLIMSLTGLCWSFEWYRDGLSKVLGTKVFGGRNEVKPESVIQDDKTISLAQAIDIANKELPFMARTITISIPKDSVGSYEINKNDLARFNETVTDRVFIDQYSGDIIKQDLFNDKSVGEKIASSIRALHFGDIYGMFSKVIYFIVCLIATSLPITGIFIWINKMKKGTSNKV from the coding sequence ATGAAGACAAAAAAGAAGAGCACCTTTCGAAAATTAATGAACGACTTACATTTATGGCTTGGTATAGCTAGTTCATTAATACTATTTGTGGTATGTCTAACAGGGACAATCTATACTTTTAAAAGTGAGATTCAGAAACTGTTAGCACCAGACATGTATAAGTTGACTGTTGTTAAGGATGAGGTATTACCTATTGATGAGATGAAGACTTATGTTGAATCCACTTTTCAAGGAACAGTACAACGTGTAAGTATAACCCATAAGAAGGATGCTCCTTATGTATTTTCTGTAAGTTTTGCAGAGAAAGAGAAGAAGAACGAAACGGTATATCTTAATCCATATACAAATGAAGTTGTAGGCAGTGGTAAAGGACCTGCAGACGAATTTTTTATGACTGTATTTAAGTTACACAGATGGTTATTATTAGAGAGTGAGATAGGGCGTCCTATAGTTGGAATAGCGACTATTATTTTTGTGTTTTTGTCTGTTTCGGGATTGATTCTTTGGTTGCCAAAGAAAATAAAAGGAAGGAAGAGCTTTAAACCTGGCTTTAAGATTAAGTTTAATGCAAATTGGAAACGTATTAATCACGACTTACATAATACACTTGGTTTTTATACTCTTATTATTGTGTTGATTATGTCTTTGACAGGATTGTGTTGGTCTTTCGAGTGGTATAGAGATGGGTTGAGTAAAGTGTTAGGGACAAAGGTATTCGGTGGGCGCAACGAGGTCAAACCTGAATCAGTTATTCAAGATGATAAAACGATTAGCCTAGCTCAAGCAATCGATATTGCAAATAAAGAACTTCCTTTTATGGCGAGAACTATTACGATATCTATTCCTAAAGATTCTGTAGGGAGCTATGAAATAAACAAGAATGACTTAGCACGTTTTAATGAGACTGTGACTGACAGAGTGTTTATAGATCAGTATTCAGGTGATATCATTAAACAAGATCTGTTTAATGATAAGAGTGTAGGAGAGAAGATAGCTAGTTCTATTCGTGCTCTACACTTTGGAGATATTTATGGAATGTTTTCTAAAGTTATTTACTTCATTGTCTGTTTGATAGCTACAAGTTTACCGATAACAGGTATTTTTATCTGGATAAATAAGATGAAGAAGGGTACTTCTAATAAAGTATAA
- a CDS encoding TonB-dependent receptor — protein sequence MRLINTLLFTIGGVIVSIAQTSTIKGRVVDETNKPIPFATVFVGEGNVATQAGENGEFKLIDVPRGKALVKVSSVGFVDAQRELNVAKTDEVLNFVLSSDSQLNNITVYGRSNKDVKKLQYLTRLPLGLQDQVQSISIVSGHIIKEQGALTITDAARNVAGVVQFSNYGGPAESMSIRGFRGTPVLRNGVGMDSDFRTASAMADMQGVESVEVIKGSAAVLQGIGNGLGAAGGVINLVTKTPNFQNKREVSFRTGSYGHVRPAFDLEQVLDKKETVSFRLNAAYERNDGWRTHTGNDHFYINPSLAWKIDDKTKLTVEMDYLSGDYTPDRGTVNLAPDYVEALYEMPHNKFLGFKGDNQSIKMQNYVARFERKLTDKLTFRTSYTASIYNEDSRTTSVGTVKKKNDITDWNDFQNIRRTVSRGETGDYNSVFQADLVGKDIFTGVLKHTFQIGFDYRQTKTNSGSVTGQVWGKDKNGNPALVNYTNDINVLGPIDNTFPEDIIFGDINKTRTMSPTIGFMVQDYVAIGDKLSAMLGVRYSRLNGSTTENATIDRWNPIFGLIYKPVENVSAFASYTTTSSLRQSNKLIHGGGTAGASDTKQYEFGFKSNWLNDRLGFNFSYFFINQDNLLAPYIDPITNEQSKTESILVGSLKRNGFEVEVNGKITNNLEVMLGYAYLDARYKDSPNYVDGSAPMNAPHNVANGWVNYKFDQGTLNGLSLGLGVYYVGSRPVNEFTMTPDGHGSNVNKRPFDMPSYITANGQISYTYKNATLGVYMNNIFNELGYTSYYRGGYINEIAPRNFAAQLTYRF from the coding sequence ATGAGATTAATCAATACTCTTTTGTTTACTATTGGTGGGGTAATAGTAAGTATAGCACAAACGTCGACAATTAAAGGACGTGTTGTGGATGAAACTAATAAACCAATTCCTTTTGCAACAGTTTTTGTAGGGGAAGGAAATGTGGCTACACAAGCTGGTGAGAATGGAGAGTTTAAACTTATTGATGTACCTAGAGGTAAAGCTTTAGTAAAAGTGTCTTCAGTTGGTTTTGTTGATGCTCAACGTGAATTAAATGTTGCAAAAACGGATGAAGTACTTAACTTCGTTCTATCTTCAGATAGTCAGTTAAATAATATTACTGTTTATGGTAGAAGTAATAAGGATGTAAAAAAACTACAATATTTAACTAGACTTCCATTAGGATTACAAGACCAAGTTCAGTCTATTAGTATTGTATCAGGACATATTATTAAAGAACAAGGGGCATTAACTATTACTGACGCTGCACGTAACGTAGCTGGTGTGGTACAGTTCTCTAACTATGGTGGGCCTGCTGAGAGTATGTCTATTCGTGGATTTAGAGGTACTCCTGTATTACGTAATGGTGTAGGTATGGACTCTGACTTTAGAACAGCATCAGCTATGGCTGATATGCAAGGAGTAGAAAGTGTTGAGGTAATAAAAGGATCAGCAGCTGTATTACAAGGAATTGGTAATGGTCTTGGAGCTGCGGGTGGTGTTATTAACTTAGTTACTAAAACACCTAATTTTCAAAATAAAAGAGAAGTTAGCTTTCGTACAGGAAGTTATGGACATGTGAGACCTGCTTTTGATCTTGAACAAGTATTAGATAAAAAAGAAACTGTATCATTCCGTTTGAACGCTGCTTATGAGAGAAATGATGGGTGGAGAACACATACTGGAAATGATCACTTTTATATTAACCCATCGTTAGCTTGGAAAATAGATGATAAAACCAAATTAACTGTTGAGATGGATTATTTATCTGGAGATTATACACCAGATAGAGGAACTGTAAATTTAGCACCTGATTATGTTGAAGCATTATATGAAATGCCTCACAATAAATTCTTAGGATTTAAAGGAGATAATCAGAGTATTAAAATGCAGAATTATGTTGCTCGTTTTGAAAGAAAACTTACAGATAAGTTGACATTCAGAACTTCATATACTGCTTCTATTTATAATGAAGATAGTCGTACTACAAGTGTTGGTACAGTGAAGAAAAAGAATGATATTACTGATTGGAATGACTTCCAGAATATTAGACGTACTGTGTCTAGAGGTGAGACAGGTGATTATAACTCAGTATTCCAAGCTGATTTAGTTGGAAAAGATATCTTTACAGGAGTTCTTAAACATACATTCCAAATAGGGTTTGACTATAGACAGACAAAAACGAATAGCGGAAGTGTAACAGGGCAAGTATGGGGGAAAGACAAAAATGGTAATCCTGCTTTAGTAAATTATACTAATGATATAAATGTTTTAGGACCGATTGACAATACATTCCCAGAGGACATTATCTTTGGTGATATTAATAAAACTAGAACGATGAGTCCAACTATTGGATTTATGGTACAAGATTATGTTGCAATTGGTGATAAATTAAGTGCAATGTTAGGAGTGCGTTATAGTAGATTAAATGGAAGTACTACTGAGAATGCTACTATTGATCGTTGGAACCCTATCTTTGGTTTAATTTATAAACCTGTTGAAAATGTTAGTGCTTTTGCTTCTTATACTACAACTTCAAGCTTAAGACAATCTAATAAACTTATTCATGGAGGAGGTACAGCAGGTGCTTCTGATACAAAACAATATGAGTTTGGATTTAAATCTAATTGGTTAAATGATCGTTTAGGATTTAACTTTAGTTACTTCTTTATTAACCAAGATAATTTATTAGCTCCTTATATTGATCCTATTACTAATGAACAATCGAAAACTGAAAGTATCTTAGTAGGTAGTTTAAAACGTAATGGTTTTGAAGTAGAAGTTAATGGAAAGATTACTAATAACTTAGAAGTAATGTTAGGGTACGCATATTTAGATGCTAGATATAAAGATAGTCCTAACTATGTAGATGGATCAGCTCCAATGAATGCACCTCATAATGTAGCTAATGGATGGGTTAATTACAAGTTCGATCAAGGAACATTAAATGGACTCTCATTAGGATTAGGAGTTTACTATGTAGGTAGTAGACCGGTTAATGAATTTACAATGACACCTGATGGACATGGTTCAAATGTAAATAAACGTCCATTTGATATGCCAAGTTATATCACAGCTAATGGACAGATATCTTATACATATAAGAATGCTACTTTAGGAGTTTATATGAATAATATATTTAATGAGTTAGGTTACACTTCATATTATAGAGGAGGATACATCAATGAGATTGCACCTAGAAATTTTGCAGCTCAATTAACTTATAGATTCTAA
- a CDS encoding YraN family protein: MAKNHEVGKEGETAAVDFLIKRGYEILARNYFAEKTELDIVALKDNILVFVEVKTRSSFDFGTPQDFVNNRKIKLLIKAANLFITEFEREEEVRFDIIGIHKKGDVFDIEHIEDAFYFF, translated from the coding sequence ATGGCTAAAAATCATGAGGTAGGTAAAGAGGGAGAGACTGCTGCTGTCGATTTTTTGATTAAACGAGGGTATGAGATTCTCGCTAGAAATTATTTTGCTGAGAAAACAGAATTAGATATTGTAGCCCTAAAGGATAATATTCTTGTTTTTGTTGAGGTCAAGACGAGAAGCTCTTTTGATTTTGGTACCCCTCAAGATTTTGTAAATAATCGGAAGATAAAATTATTGATTAAAGCCGCTAATCTGTTTATTACCGAATTTGAAAGAGAAGAAGAAGTTCGTTTTGATATTATCGGTATCCATAAGAAAGGAGACGTCTTTGATATAGAACATATAGAGGATGCTTTCTATTTTTTTTAA
- a CDS encoding S66 peptidase family protein, with translation MIKPAYLKKGDKVAIVCTARKFSHEEAKQAIALLESWGLEVVLGDTIGLDNYQLGGTDQQRANDLTKQLKDPSIKAIWCARGGYGTVRIIDDIDFSGFVDNPKWVIGFSDVTVLHSHIHNLGVETIHGLMAFSVEKSLVESRDSLYKALFGQELIYEIESDSSNRLGIAEGQIVGGNLSILYSLLGSKSSVDTKGKVLFIEDLDEYLYHIDRMMHNLKRNGMLEGLAGLVVGGMTDMHDNAIPFGYDAKQIILSITAEYDYPIVFDFPAGHGVSNLALNLGSQIHLEVNSEKTQLKFI, from the coding sequence ATGATAAAACCAGCATATTTAAAGAAAGGTGATAAAGTAGCTATTGTGTGTACTGCGAGAAAGTTTAGTCATGAAGAAGCGAAACAAGCAATCGCTCTGTTAGAATCATGGGGACTCGAAGTAGTATTAGGAGATACTATAGGTTTAGATAATTATCAACTAGGAGGAACAGATCAACAAAGGGCAAATGACCTTACAAAACAACTAAAAGATCCTAGTATAAAAGCGATATGGTGTGCTAGAGGTGGATATGGTACAGTGCGTATTATTGATGATATTGACTTTAGTGGTTTTGTTGATAATCCGAAGTGGGTAATAGGTTTTAGTGATGTTACTGTATTACATAGTCATATTCATAATCTAGGAGTAGAGACTATTCATGGACTTATGGCTTTTAGTGTAGAGAAGTCTTTAGTAGAGTCTAGAGATTCGTTATATAAAGCTTTATTTGGACAAGAACTTATTTATGAGATAGAAAGTGATAGTAGTAATAGATTGGGTATTGCAGAAGGGCAGATAGTAGGAGGAAACTTATCTATATTATATAGTCTTTTAGGCTCTAAGTCTTCAGTTGATACAAAAGGGAAAGTATTATTCATAGAAGATCTAGATGAATATTTATATCATATTGATCGTATGATGCATAATCTAAAGCGAAATGGTATGCTTGAAGGACTTGCTGGTTTAGTTGTTGGAGGGATGACAGATATGCATGATAACGCAATACCTTTTGGTTATGATGCAAAACAAATTATACTATCTATAACAGCAGAGTATGACTATCCTATTGTTTTTGACTTTCCTGCAGGACATGGAGTTAGCAATTTAGCATTAAACTTAGGAAGTCAGATTCATTTAGAAGTTAATTCAGAGAAGACTCAATTAAAGTTTATATAA
- the dinB gene encoding DNA polymerase IV, whose amino-acid sequence MNRKIIHVDMDAFYASVEQLDFPELRGKALAVGGSEERGVIAAASYEARKYGVRSAMSAMMAKKNCPHLIFVKPRFERYKEVSRIIRSVFYEYTDLVEPLALDEAFLDVTENKIGCLSATLIAHEIRMKILERTGLTASAGISINKFLAKIASDYNKPNGQKTIEPDEVISFLEELEIKKFFGIGKKTADRMYHLGIFTGKDLKAKSVEFLTEHFGKAGQIYYDIVRGLSNSPVRPNRTIKSVGTERTFDENLSSEVFIETKLDILVEELSLRLKKQSLGGKTITLKIKYSDFVQQTRSTTVPYFVSDKEIILDLAKVLLYQEKLKDSVRLIGVSLSNLNTDEKKKPIAVQLSFDF is encoded by the coding sequence ATGAATCGTAAGATTATACATGTCGATATGGATGCTTTCTATGCTTCTGTAGAGCAATTAGACTTTCCTGAACTAAGAGGAAAGGCACTAGCTGTGGGTGGTAGTGAAGAAAGAGGTGTTATCGCGGCAGCTAGTTATGAAGCTAGGAAATATGGAGTGCGTAGTGCAATGAGTGCGATGATGGCAAAGAAAAATTGTCCTCATCTTATTTTTGTCAAACCTCGATTTGAAAGATATAAGGAAGTTTCTCGGATTATACGTTCTGTTTTTTATGAATACACTGATCTTGTAGAGCCTTTAGCATTAGATGAAGCTTTCTTAGACGTAACAGAGAATAAGATAGGATGTCTTAGTGCTACACTTATAGCTCATGAGATTAGGATGAAGATATTAGAACGAACAGGCTTAACAGCTTCGGCAGGTATTTCTATTAATAAGTTCTTGGCGAAAATAGCAAGTGATTATAATAAACCTAATGGACAGAAAACAATAGAACCTGATGAGGTGATTAGTTTCTTAGAAGAATTAGAGATAAAGAAGTTCTTTGGGATTGGGAAAAAGACTGCGGATAGGATGTATCATTTGGGGATTTTTACAGGTAAAGATTTAAAGGCAAAGTCAGTAGAGTTCTTAACAGAGCATTTCGGAAAGGCAGGACAAATATATTATGATATTGTAAGAGGACTTAGTAATTCTCCTGTAAGGCCTAATCGAACTATAAAATCAGTAGGAACAGAACGGACGTTCGATGAGAATCTTTCTTCTGAAGTTTTTATTGAGACAAAGCTTGATATATTAGTAGAAGAGCTCAGTTTGCGTTTAAAGAAACAAAGTCTAGGAGGTAAAACGATTACGTTGAAGATTAAGTACTCTGATTTTGTACAACAAACACGTAGTACTACCGTTCCTTATTTTGTATCAGATAAAGAGATTATTCTTGATTTAGCGAAGGTGTTATTATATCAAGAAAAACTAAAGGATTCAGTCCGATTAATAGGTGTGTCTCTTTCTAATCTTAACACAGATGAAAAGAAGAAGCCTATAGCAGTACAATTAAGTTTTGATTTTTAA